The Leptospira sp. WS39.C2 genome contains a region encoding:
- a CDS encoding MBOAT family protein yields MLFNTFVFLLFFLIVYSVFLCFGWFAKKQKWAYRAQNLWLLFASYFFYGWWEWFFLTLILLSTIIDYIAARSIESSQNQMRRRLYLAVSIFANLGLLFTMKYYDFFAVNLIDSWNQIAIWLGGSAATDSSTYLLKNIVLPVGISFYTFQTMSYTIDVYRQQIKAEKDFFDFALFVNFFPQLVAGPIERAQDLLPQLKAPKFPTMDGVQKGLYDILLGYFMKVYVADNLATYVDQVFFAGKSFYTQNPEIIQSMDGSQVFVGGFLFLTQIYCDFAGYSFIALGISRLLGVTLTVNFETPEFSKTPTEFWNRWHVTLNRWFRDYIYISLGGSKYGKFAQYRNLCIIFFLSGLWHGANWTFITWGCLQGVYTMIYLVAFSKKKEDLGDKIPETSHSFSTKLSQIVSGTSSRIFVYLLVAFSGVAFRSYDANMMFVYFQKFLSVWTWDFYPNNNVKNMFGLWEEYFKIFLPLLILDGITYFKKERYWIFLTHPLIQAFVLSFMAFLILTRGVFGKEVIYFAF; encoded by the coding sequence ATGCTTTTTAACACCTTTGTCTTTTTACTATTCTTTCTCATTGTGTATTCGGTTTTTTTATGTTTTGGATGGTTTGCCAAAAAACAGAAATGGGCATACCGTGCACAAAACCTTTGGTTACTCTTTGCTTCTTACTTTTTTTACGGATGGTGGGAATGGTTTTTTCTCACCCTCATTTTACTCAGCACCATCATTGATTACATTGCAGCAAGGTCCATTGAATCCTCGCAAAACCAAATGCGAAGGAGGCTCTACTTAGCAGTTTCGATTTTTGCCAATCTGGGCCTTCTTTTTACCATGAAGTACTATGATTTTTTTGCAGTGAATTTGATAGATTCTTGGAACCAAATAGCCATTTGGCTTGGGGGGAGTGCTGCTACAGATTCGAGTACTTACTTACTCAAAAACATTGTCCTTCCTGTGGGGATTAGTTTTTATACCTTCCAAACAATGTCCTATACAATCGATGTGTATAGACAACAAATCAAAGCAGAAAAAGACTTTTTTGATTTTGCATTGTTTGTGAATTTTTTCCCACAACTCGTGGCAGGTCCCATTGAAAGGGCACAGGATTTACTACCACAACTCAAAGCACCTAAGTTTCCCACAATGGATGGTGTTCAAAAAGGATTGTACGATATTTTACTTGGATACTTTATGAAAGTATATGTGGCGGACAATTTAGCCACTTATGTTGACCAAGTATTTTTTGCAGGTAAATCGTTTTACACCCAAAACCCTGAAATCATCCAGTCTATGGACGGCTCACAAGTGTTTGTCGGTGGTTTTTTGTTTTTGACTCAGATTTATTGTGACTTTGCAGGTTATTCTTTTATAGCCCTTGGAATCTCAAGGTTACTTGGTGTGACTCTCACAGTGAACTTCGAAACTCCTGAATTTTCAAAAACACCTACAGAGTTTTGGAATCGTTGGCATGTAACACTAAACAGGTGGTTTCGGGATTATATTTATATTTCTCTTGGTGGTAGTAAATACGGAAAATTTGCTCAATACAGAAATTTATGTATCATCTTCTTTTTGTCTGGGCTTTGGCATGGAGCCAATTGGACCTTCATCACATGGGGTTGTTTACAAGGTGTATACACGATGATTTACCTTGTGGCCTTTTCGAAAAAGAAAGAAGATTTAGGTGATAAAATTCCAGAAACCTCCCACTCATTTTCTACAAAACTTTCCCAAATTGTATCTGGGACCTCTAGTCGCATATTTGTGTATTTACTCGTTGCATTTAGTGGTGTTGCCTTTCGGTCTTATGATGCAAATATGATGTTTGTGTACTTTCAAAAATTCTTAAGTGTATGGACTTGGGACTTTTATCCGAATAATAATGTGAAAAACATGTTTGGACTTTGGGAGGAATACTTCAAAATTTTCCTTCCACTACTCATCTTGGATGGCATCACTTATTTCAAAAAAGAAAGGTATTGGATTTTTTTGACACACCCACTCATCCAAGCTTTTGTATTATCGTTTATGGCATTTCTCATCCTCACAAGAGGAGTATTCGGAAAAGAGGTAATTTACTTTGCGTTCTAA
- a CDS encoding RecQ family ATP-dependent DNA helicase, whose amino-acid sequence MDLFSELKTKFGFSEFRPGQREAIQSVLDGQDTLAILPTGAGKSLIYQLPAAIQKDKLTLVISPLIALMKDQMESLLAKGIPAAFCNSTQDEVEQMTILSKAVRGELRVLLVSPERALSNGFFRIFREFKLFSLVVDEAHCVSQWGHDFRPEYRQIHILRERHPQPNFPILALTATATEKVQTDVQTSLGMHSPNVVLSTFFRPNLKFSVEYPNQERDKADRLMELLTPWKDGRKFPGRAIVYCATRKKTDEVYDLLKDFGFSVGKYHAGRTDGIRERTQNAYTSGKVPILVATNAFGMGMDQPDVRLVIHYQVPASLEAYYQEAGRAGRDNLPSECVLFYKAGDVATQLFMLSKETNFKGGDTLLKYIKEYANQEVCRQVQLCSYFGETISPCGKCDICTETGVSINRSKFLESEKVKIQKKNEKREHPLSDWEEETIQNFLKDHPAVFGKNIIAKTLVGKRTKDVLRYRMERNPYHGKLEGIPEEAVIAKLETWVEEKKVLVAGAKYPKLYLPNFSKTKVKQVSSNSDDTKLELTKPKKVPTLHSQILRELMNYRDRKARQLKWKKFMVFQNPVLKRIAERKPKNLSELEATKGVGPAKVERFGTDIIEILSKWD is encoded by the coding sequence TTGGATCTATTTTCGGAACTCAAAACCAAATTCGGTTTTTCAGAATTTCGCCCAGGCCAAAGGGAAGCCATTCAATCGGTTTTAGATGGCCAGGACACACTTGCCATTTTACCGACAGGTGCAGGAAAGTCCCTCATTTACCAACTCCCTGCTGCGATTCAAAAAGACAAACTTACACTTGTTATATCTCCACTCATAGCGCTTATGAAAGACCAAATGGAAAGTTTACTTGCAAAAGGAATTCCAGCTGCCTTCTGTAATTCCACCCAAGACGAAGTCGAACAAATGACCATTCTTTCAAAAGCGGTCAGAGGGGAACTTCGAGTATTACTCGTATCACCGGAACGAGCGCTATCCAATGGGTTTTTTCGAATTTTTCGCGAATTCAAATTGTTTTCCCTTGTAGTTGATGAAGCACATTGTGTTTCCCAATGGGGGCATGATTTCCGACCAGAATACCGCCAAATCCATATTCTACGAGAAAGGCACCCCCAACCTAATTTTCCTATCTTAGCACTCACTGCCACGGCTACAGAAAAAGTGCAAACTGATGTCCAAACATCCCTGGGCATGCATTCACCTAACGTCGTTTTGTCGACTTTTTTTCGACCCAATTTAAAATTCAGTGTTGAATACCCAAACCAGGAACGGGACAAAGCAGACCGACTGATGGAACTACTCACTCCATGGAAAGATGGAAGGAAATTCCCGGGCCGCGCGATTGTCTACTGTGCAACTCGTAAAAAAACGGACGAAGTGTATGATTTGTTAAAAGACTTTGGGTTCTCTGTTGGTAAATACCATGCAGGTCGAACCGATGGGATCCGAGAACGAACTCAAAATGCCTATACTTCTGGAAAAGTTCCCATCCTTGTTGCCACCAATGCATTTGGAATGGGTATGGATCAACCTGACGTACGTTTGGTGATCCATTACCAAGTGCCTGCTTCGCTTGAAGCATATTACCAAGAAGCAGGCCGTGCTGGAAGAGACAACTTACCATCCGAATGTGTTTTGTTTTATAAAGCAGGTGATGTAGCCACCCAATTGTTTATGTTGTCGAAAGAGACAAACTTCAAAGGTGGAGATACCTTACTCAAATACATCAAAGAGTATGCTAATCAAGAAGTATGTAGGCAGGTCCAACTTTGTTCCTATTTTGGAGAAACAATTTCTCCTTGTGGAAAATGTGATATTTGCACAGAAACAGGTGTTAGTATCAATCGATCAAAATTTTTAGAATCTGAAAAAGTCAAAATTCAGAAAAAAAATGAAAAAAGAGAACACCCACTCTCTGATTGGGAAGAAGAAACCATCCAAAACTTTTTGAAAGATCACCCAGCAGTTTTTGGAAAAAACATCATTGCAAAAACTTTAGTAGGGAAACGAACAAAAGATGTATTACGGTACAGAATGGAGCGAAATCCATACCACGGTAAATTGGAAGGAATTCCTGAAGAAGCTGTGATTGCAAAATTAGAAACTTGGGTAGAAGAAAAAAAAGTTTTGGTCGCAGGTGCCAAATATCCTAAATTGTATCTTCCTAATTTTTCCAAAACCAAAGTCAAACAAGTATCATCTAACTCTGATGATACGAAGTTGGAACTAACTAAACCAAAAAAAGTTCCTACATTACATTCTCAAATTTTGAGAGAACTGATGAATTACCGTGATCGTAAAGCAAGACAACTCAAATGGAAAAAGTTTATGGTCTTCCAAAATCCTGTACTCAAACGAATTGCAGAAAGAAAACCAAAAAACCTTTCCGAACTAGAAGCCACAAAAGGTGTTGGGCCAGCGAAAGTAGAAAGATTTGGTACAGATATTATAGAAATTTTATCTAAGTGGGACTAA
- a CDS encoding DUF1574 family protein, which produces MRSKFLGIGLTLLFFLVLEITVRVTGIHYLEQPEIFFVNLKKNFVESGKGDADIIVLGDSRSMALAGYAKDENTEYSVYNHSLPAMGPKYYRFFLDKYLEKGNKKPKMVLFAASPKLYATGYGPPLYDPDAKVVKENESLSQFVKRRWNEGFEKNFFRTQSKPNVISYSGKQEDANQILWEFFGHRYLHQFTFGELSEQYSGVERLFILSKATPLLYESYRFHGAIRNSLSLSNWKIDKQYKEKSIFCESCENIEAGLCKPSASQLEDNLTIEDQINRHFGKYNISNRLKPELVLFSKQMIRKELDEELKNPNENFDPNPDFVVLEDLIRYTEEKGIPFGMVYLPWIKERQEAPESKALLSKLIIFFQNHPSTKLFFFPESSYPSERFVDNIHYDCRGEKRVNEEFRQIVLPQVFRFLSSKQKSN; this is translated from the coding sequence TTGCGTTCTAAATTTTTAGGCATTGGTCTTACACTTTTATTCTTTTTAGTTTTGGAAATCACCGTACGTGTCACGGGAATTCATTATTTAGAACAACCAGAAATCTTTTTTGTAAATTTAAAGAAAAACTTTGTCGAATCTGGCAAAGGTGATGCCGATATCATCGTGTTAGGTGACTCAAGATCCATGGCACTTGCCGGATATGCAAAAGATGAAAACACGGAATATTCGGTATACAACCATAGTTTGCCTGCTATGGGTCCGAAATACTACCGATTCTTTTTAGACAAATACTTAGAGAAGGGAAACAAAAAACCAAAAATGGTTTTGTTTGCCGCCTCGCCAAAGTTATATGCCACAGGTTATGGGCCACCATTGTATGATCCAGATGCAAAGGTTGTCAAAGAAAACGAATCTCTCTCTCAATTTGTGAAACGTAGGTGGAACGAAGGTTTTGAAAAAAACTTTTTTAGAACCCAATCCAAACCCAATGTCATCAGTTATAGTGGGAAACAAGAAGATGCCAACCAAATCCTTTGGGAGTTTTTTGGACACAGATACCTCCACCAATTTACCTTTGGCGAATTATCCGAACAATATTCTGGCGTTGAACGATTGTTCATCTTATCAAAGGCAACTCCACTACTATACGAATCCTACAGGTTCCATGGTGCTATCCGCAATTCACTTAGCCTTTCCAATTGGAAAATAGATAAACAGTACAAAGAAAAATCGATCTTTTGTGAATCCTGTGAAAATATTGAAGCTGGTTTGTGCAAACCATCTGCTTCCCAACTCGAAGACAATTTAACCATTGAAGACCAAATCAACCGTCATTTTGGGAAATATAATATTTCCAATCGACTGAAACCAGAGTTAGTGCTCTTTTCCAAACAAATGATTCGAAAGGAACTGGATGAGGAATTAAAAAATCCAAATGAAAATTTTGATCCCAATCCAGATTTTGTCGTATTAGAAGATTTGATCCGTTATACGGAAGAAAAGGGCATCCCATTCGGTATGGTGTATTTGCCGTGGATCAAGGAACGTCAGGAAGCTCCGGAATCAAAGGCTTTACTTTCCAAGTTAATCATTTTTTTCCAAAACCACCCAAGTACAAAACTCTTTTTCTTTCCCGAATCTTCCTACCCTTCGGAGCGTTTTGTAGATAATATCCATTACGATTGCCGAGGGGAAAAACGGGTAAACGAAGAATTCCGCCAAATTGTCCTGCCACAAGTCTTTCGTTTTTTATCTTCTAAACAAAAATCCAATTGA
- a CDS encoding caspase family protein: MFSLRNIFVCILSAYLIGLPVFAQNRYALFIGTNYKGNTAKIPELNLCEADANFLKEKIQKKGNFKDIKVLLGSMVTRENVKNAITQLGKVVGKEDSVFLYFSGHGMYMKDAKAKNGMRNYLICYDRPHISDEELNEFLTEIKSPKTVLVMDCCYSGGIAKKGKNTRGAAEIPIAQGNDGVVRQNAEDYFFQDKAVISSSDDDQTSIEVGGTINHGIFTYNFGNALEKADLNKDSVVTALEAFFVAKEETVKMARQFNHEQTPQVSGNAAGIFLSGAPKPQTPPPKPPNVVVNVPITPVETTTPNNNQTTTPVAPEPEPTPANETTVVIPPITEVEPPAPPSVSTGNILIRTSIIKDKSYGGAATKSPYDLLNKQGKLKSSKPEEKIRAIKVLVDDQEYKAQVTTEKSKIWGSISKNGTLIPGDIYNVKIDNLPAGVHQIEVRADNYPIYKTATAVIPKQTVTVDATSSMDGFGAIRGRVFFKTLDNPIEKHPIYMPTVVSTNQIFKVTTDKDGYFWFTNLKPGKYEIRASFMEEMKLENSEIVVKPGEVTTVEIILNKKLSYTKTKY, translated from the coding sequence ATGTTTTCGTTACGAAACATATTTGTTTGTATTCTATCTGCCTATCTCATCGGATTACCGGTGTTTGCGCAGAACCGTTATGCGTTGTTCATAGGAACGAACTACAAAGGGAACACAGCTAAAATCCCTGAGTTGAATCTCTGTGAAGCAGATGCGAATTTTTTAAAAGAGAAAATCCAAAAAAAAGGAAACTTTAAGGATATCAAAGTCCTGTTAGGTTCCATGGTGACTCGGGAAAATGTCAAAAACGCAATCACCCAATTAGGAAAAGTCGTTGGGAAAGAGGATTCAGTGTTTTTGTATTTCTCAGGTCATGGGATGTACATGAAAGATGCGAAGGCAAAAAATGGAATGCGTAACTACTTAATTTGTTACGATCGACCGCATATTTCCGATGAAGAACTCAATGAATTTTTAACAGAAATCAAATCTCCAAAAACAGTTTTAGTCATGGATTGTTGTTATTCGGGAGGGATTGCCAAAAAAGGAAAAAACACTCGCGGTGCCGCAGAAATTCCCATTGCGCAAGGCAATGACGGGGTTGTCCGCCAAAACGCAGAAGATTATTTTTTCCAAGACAAAGCAGTCATTTCCTCATCAGATGATGACCAAACATCTATTGAAGTAGGGGGAACCATCAACCATGGGATTTTCACTTACAATTTTGGAAATGCACTTGAAAAAGCAGACCTCAACAAAGACAGCGTGGTCACTGCTTTAGAAGCATTTTTTGTAGCGAAAGAAGAAACGGTGAAAATGGCTCGCCAGTTCAACCATGAACAAACCCCACAAGTTTCTGGGAATGCCGCAGGGATTTTCCTTTCAGGTGCTCCAAAACCACAAACCCCTCCACCAAAACCACCAAATGTTGTGGTGAATGTTCCCATCACTCCAGTGGAAACAACCACACCTAACAACAACCAAACCACAACGCCCGTTGCACCAGAGCCAGAGCCAACTCCCGCTAACGAAACAACTGTGGTCATTCCGCCAATCACAGAAGTAGAACCACCAGCTCCTCCTTCTGTATCTACGGGAAACATTCTCATTCGGACTTCTATCATCAAAGATAAGTCCTATGGGGGAGCGGCAACTAAGTCTCCGTATGACTTACTCAACAAACAAGGCAAACTCAAGTCATCCAAACCAGAAGAAAAAATCCGTGCGATCAAAGTCCTCGTGGATGACCAGGAATACAAAGCACAAGTCACAACGGAAAAATCAAAAATTTGGGGTTCTATCTCTAAAAACGGAACTCTCATTCCAGGTGATATCTATAATGTGAAGATAGACAACCTTCCTGCAGGAGTGCACCAAATCGAAGTCCGTGCTGACAATTACCCTATTTACAAAACCGCAACGGCAGTGATTCCGAAACAAACGGTGACAGTGGATGCAACAAGTTCCATGGATGGATTTGGTGCGATACGAGGGAGGGTCTTTTTCAAAACCTTGGACAACCCGATCGAAAAACACCCGATTTATATGCCAACGGTTGTGTCCACTAACCAAATCTTCAAGGTCACAACAGACAAAGATGGGTACTTTTGGTTTACCAACCTAAAACCTGGAAAATACGAAATCAGAGCTAGTTTCATGGAAGAAATGAAACTTGAAAACTCGGAGATTGTGGTAAAACCAGGCGAGGTGACAACGGTAGAAATCATCCTCAATAAAAAATTGAGTTATACGAAAACCAAATACTAA